From the Anaerobaca lacustris genome, one window contains:
- a CDS encoding SDR family NAD(P)-dependent oxidoreductase: MAGRLTDRIAIVTGASRGIGRAVGVALGSEGATVVLSGRVEAELVQTASLVREAGGRAEVIPAELADERAIKDLVAKTSERFGRLDILVNNAGITHSAPLEQTRTEDLDRCWAVNARAPFLLCREALPLLRQAERATIVNISSVVGVKGYPLQSAYTASKHALRGMSIALAEELRGSNVRVHVLCPGGVDTEMVSRVRPDIDKGDLIGPGEIAELVLYLVTHRGNAVVDELHIRRATASPWFG; the protein is encoded by the coding sequence ATGGCAGGACGTTTGACCGACAGAATAGCGATTGTGACCGGGGCCAGTCGGGGGATTGGGCGGGCGGTTGGTGTGGCGCTGGGTAGCGAAGGGGCGACGGTGGTGTTGTCGGGGCGGGTAGAGGCGGAGCTGGTGCAGACGGCCTCGCTCGTTCGCGAGGCGGGAGGCAGGGCGGAGGTCATCCCCGCGGAACTGGCCGACGAGCGGGCGATCAAGGACCTGGTTGCGAAGACTTCCGAGCGGTTCGGGCGGCTCGATATCCTCGTTAACAATGCTGGTATCACGCATTCGGCGCCGCTGGAGCAGACGCGGACGGAGGACCTGGACCGCTGCTGGGCGGTCAACGCGCGAGCGCCGTTTCTGCTGTGTCGCGAGGCCCTGCCGTTGCTGCGGCAGGCCGAGCGGGCGACGATCGTCAATATCTCCTCGGTCGTCGGGGTCAAGGGCTATCCGCTCCAGAGCGCGTATACCGCCTCGAAGCACGCGCTTCGGGGGATGAGCATCGCGCTGGCAGAGGAGCTTCGCGGCTCGAACGTCCGGGTCCATGTGCTCTGCCCCGGCGGTGTGGACACGGAGATGGTCAGTCGCGTGCGCCCCGACATTGACAAGGGCGATCTTATCGGCCCCGGCGAGATTGCCGAGCTGGTGCTCTATCTTGTCACGCACCGGGGCAATGCGGTCGTGGACGAACTGCACATTCGGCGGGCAACGGCCTCGCCTTGGTTTGGCTGA
- a CDS encoding acyltransferase, whose protein sequence is MGLEASQLLRDQVADDARPLSVSLPMERVGSIDWLRVLAAVGIVWFHTEGAPYRQIGYAGLPVFLLIFFSLITIRSTADPALGFLRRRWDRLLKPWLFWSVLYGALRLAKAVCLRDAGSFQEMLSFETILMGTHVHLWYLPYAFGSGFLVYWVNRRTAQIDHTIAAFAATGIGLLLLIVHALGLSTGRWVRPLPQWEFGLAAVPLGFAIGRCLMVPARRTQQFLLSTISLTTLATTATLSAICRSSSAIPYMLAVMLVCLAYGRRTNNSVIVALLAPLTFGVYLIHPLIDYGLRQLITSEQHCAAFIGLTVCLSGLVTLALMRTPVRRFV, encoded by the coding sequence ATGGGACTGGAGGCGTCGCAACTTCTACGAGACCAGGTTGCCGATGACGCGCGCCCACTTTCTGTGTCGCTGCCGATGGAGCGGGTCGGCAGCATCGACTGGTTGCGGGTGTTGGCGGCCGTTGGAATCGTCTGGTTCCACACCGAGGGAGCGCCGTACCGTCAGATCGGCTACGCAGGTTTGCCCGTCTTTCTGCTGATCTTCTTCTCGCTGATTACGATCCGAAGCACTGCAGACCCTGCCCTCGGCTTTCTTCGGCGGCGCTGGGATCGCCTTCTGAAACCGTGGCTGTTCTGGTCGGTTCTGTATGGCGCGCTCCGACTGGCCAAAGCCGTGTGTCTGCGAGACGCCGGCTCCTTCCAGGAGATGCTGTCATTCGAGACAATCCTCATGGGCACGCACGTGCACTTGTGGTATCTGCCGTACGCCTTCGGCTCGGGATTTCTCGTGTACTGGGTCAACCGTCGAACCGCGCAGATCGACCACACGATCGCAGCGTTTGCGGCCACGGGGATCGGACTGCTCCTGTTGATCGTTCATGCGCTCGGCTTGTCGACCGGGCGGTGGGTGCGACCACTACCCCAATGGGAGTTCGGTCTGGCCGCCGTACCCCTGGGTTTCGCCATCGGACGCTGTCTGATGGTCCCGGCGCGACGCACACAGCAGTTCCTCTTGTCCACGATATCGCTGACGACATTGGCCACAACGGCGACGTTGAGCGCGATCTGTCGCTCCTCATCGGCGATTCCGTATATGCTTGCCGTCATGCTCGTGTGTCTGGCATACGGTCGTCGCACCAACAACAGCGTCATCGTCGCCCTGTTGGCGCCGCTGACGTTCGGTGTCTATCTGATTCATCCCTTGATCGATTATGGGTTGCGGCAGCTCATCACCTCGGAACAACATTGTGCGGCGTTCATTGGGCTGACGGTGTGCCTTTCCGGCCTGGTCACCCTGGCGCTGATGAGGACCCCTGTCAGGAGATTCGTATAG
- the dtd gene encoding D-aminoacyl-tRNA deacylase gives MRAVIQRVVEAKVEVQQSGVGRIGHGLLVYLGVGKDDSDRDAEFMAEKLVNLRIFADEAGKMNRSVIDVGGQILLISNFTLQGDCRKGRRPGFDAAGPPEVAEPLYEKVAALIARQGVGVETGSFGAYMHVSSINDGPVTFLLDSTRLF, from the coding sequence ATGCGAGCGGTCATCCAACGAGTGGTCGAGGCGAAGGTGGAGGTTCAGCAGAGTGGGGTCGGACGGATCGGACACGGGCTGCTGGTCTATCTCGGCGTGGGGAAGGACGATTCCGACAGGGACGCCGAGTTCATGGCCGAAAAGCTCGTGAATCTGAGGATCTTCGCCGACGAGGCGGGCAAGATGAATCGCAGCGTGATCGACGTGGGCGGTCAGATCCTGCTGATCAGCAACTTCACGTTGCAGGGCGATTGCCGCAAAGGTCGCCGGCCCGGTTTCGATGCCGCGGGCCCGCCTGAGGTGGCCGAGCCGCTCTATGAGAAGGTCGCCGCCCTGATCGCCCGGCAGGGCGTGGGCGTGGAGACCGGCTCGTTCGGGGCCTACATGCACGTCAGCAGCATCAACGACGGCCCTGTCACCTTCCTGCTCGACAGCACTCGGCTGTTCTGA